The sequence below is a genomic window from Sulfuracidifex metallicus DSM 6482 = JCM 9184.
TGCTTTACAGAGAAGAGGAGCTTTCCTTTCTAGTTGGATCTGTAGGTAAGGAGAGAGTACTTTTTGGAACTGATCATCCATTTACCGTATCAAATCCTTCCCTGATGATGAATAACGTTAATAAAATAGATCATGAAATTCGGGATTATATTATGTTTAAAAATGCTTTAGAGATTATTAAGATTCACTTGTAATTTATCGTATTAAATGTAGTAATCTCTTAAATTTATATATAATATTATAATCAATTGGAAATTAATGTAAAGCAGAACTTTTATAATTCATAATTATGAAGTAGTAGACTCTAATTGATATTGAATAATGATTAACTAGAAAAAGATTAAAGTTAAAACTGTTATATAATAGCTTAAATAAAATTCTTGTTTTTATATTTTATGAATTTCCTCTCTCAATCTTCGATAAAATTAATATTGCTGCTAATGTTAGTGGAACGAAGATTAGAGGTACAAGAGTAAGATTGAGGGAACCTACTAATCCTATTCCTGCAGAAATTGAGAATCCTCCGAATCCTCCGATTCCTCCTATTATGCCTGCTGCTAATCCCATTTTCTTTGAAGGATACACCTCCGAGACCATCTTGAATACTGCACCGTTTGTAAAGCTTAAAGCCGAACCTAAAAATATGAAGGAGATAATTGACAGTAAAAGTGACTTTTCGGTTAATCCTATGAAGGCTAGTCCTGAACTTGTTAAAATCATGATTAGCCCTATCAAGGACGATTTTTTACCTTTTATTCTGTCTCCTAGAGCTCCTCCTAACGGTCTAAAGATAGCTGCAGATATAACGGAGAAGAAAAGTATAACTCCACCTTCAAGCAAAGAAGTCTTAAAGAGTGAAACGAAGACAGTAGGTATCCAAAGTCCAACAGCTAAAAATCCCCCGAACGTAAGATAATAAATGTATGATAAAGAGCCGGTGTTTTTACCGTACAGTATGAATGTTATAGCGAGTATGGCTAGAGTTAATCCTATTTCTAGAGGTGCCTCCCTAGATAGAGAACCGTTCTCGGTTACTGTACCTATCAAGAAAGATATTGCGAGCCCAGTGTAAATGAGTATACCTAAGGATTCTTTAAATTCCCTAAAGTTAGTTCTTTCCTTGAGTTTATTTACATCGGAAGGAGCTATTAACATAGCTACGAGGGGAACGGCTAGAATGCTTGAAAGTCCAGAGAATACTCCGAAGAATCCAAACTTATCATAAAGTAATGGAACAACAATTCCAGATACGGCACTACCAGCGTTTCCTATCCCACCATAAATTCCCAGCAATGACCCAATGTTTTTCTCGTACATTCTATCCACATATGCTATACCAATAGGGAATATTCCCCCAGCTACGCCAAGAAGAGAAGCTGCAACAAGAAATTGCACAAAGGAAGTTGAGAACGAAGTCATAAACAATGCTGCTATGGATATTGTCAAGAAAACTATCATAGTAGATCTTGCGCCAATCCAATCAGATAGTATGCCTGCAATATATCTAGTTGGAAGAGCAAGGACCTTAGGGGCACCCAATATAACTCCTAAAAGTATTAGGGATAAACCAAAGTCTTTCTTGAATACTGGTCCTAAAGGACCATAAGCTGTCCATGCCATGAATGTTGTAAAAAAGGATA
It includes:
- a CDS encoding MFS transporter; this translates as MAGLKYNGTLPIFASTLSFFTTFMAWTAYGPLGPVFKKDFGLSLILLGVILGAPKVLALPTRYIAGILSDWIGARSTMIVFLTISIAALFMTSFSTSFVQFLVAASLLGVAGGIFPIGIAYVDRMYEKNIGSLLGIYGGIGNAGSAVSGIVVPLLYDKFGFFGVFSGLSSILAVPLVAMLIAPSDVNKLKERTNFREFKESLGILIYTGLAISFLIGTVTENGSLSREAPLEIGLTLAILAITFILYGKNTGSLSYIYYLTFGGFLAVGLWIPTVFVSLFKTSLLEGGVILFFSVISAAIFRPLGGALGDRIKGKKSSLIGLIMILTSSGLAFIGLTEKSLLLSIISFIFLGSALSFTNGAVFKMVSEVYPSKKMGLAAGIIGGIGGFGGFSISAGIGLVGSLNLTLVPLIFVPLTLAAILILSKIERGNS